The nucleotide sequence TCATATTATATACTGTCAAGGCACTTTTCCATATCAGCTTCATTATTTTATACTATTTTTTATTGATCTTTTCTCTTATTACTTTATGCCAAAAAATTTTCACCTTTCACTTCTCCTACATATTTATATGcaccttcctgctccagttcctttatATTGCAATCTTCAGCTTGGGAGATGATTACagttttgtttaatttcctcTAATTAAAGCCACCTTAGCATATTTGTCCAGGCCAAATGTCATCCTGATATCAACTGAGAAACTCTTCACTAATCTGCTAAGTGACCATCACAGAGTTGTACAGTTTCAAGTAATCTACAAATAGCAGGTGAGATATCATCAGTAGGGGACTGGTAGCTCGAGGAATAAGATTAATTCCATAACCTAAGAAGCTAATTAGAATACTCAGTAGATATAATGCCAGACAAAACAAAAGTGGCGAGACAGAAGCTCCCTGAAATATTCCTTTCTGTATCTTAATGTTAGGTATGATGAATTGTccatcttcataattcagatgGCGTGAAGTCTTCCACATTTTCATGGTGAACCTGATGTATTCCATCGAATTCACATTAAGCATTTCAATGCAATTTATTATCCATGAGTGTGGGATGCTAACAAAGGTTTATAGTCAGTCCATGCTATACTAATGTTGCACTTATCTATACAGCTGGTTATAATGGCTCTATTCAGCATcaaatgtttggttccatatgcTCCTCTTTTGTTACTCTTCTGCTTTCTTGCCTAGATAATATTAGAGTTAATGTGATCATATATTCTATATGTGTCTATTTCAGTGAACAGCTATGTGCATTCTCTGGTGCCTTGTGAGGTCTCTCTTTTCTGTGAATGTTTTACCACACTTCATACACATGAATGGTTTTACTCCTGTGTGGATCCTCTGATGCCTTGTGAGCTCTGCCTTTTCCTTGAATCCtttaccacactcagaacatttaaatggattctcccctgtgtggattctctgatgccgCTTAAGGTGTGAATTGTAACTGAATCtcttaccacattcagtacatggaaatggtttctccccagtgtggattctctgatggcaCACAAGCTGTACCTTCTGACTAAAGCTCTTACCACACTCAGAACATTTGTatggtttttctcctgtgtggattctctgatggctTGTGAGATGTGCCTTAAAAATGAAGctcttaccacactcagtacatgtatatggtttctctcctgtatggatCATCTGGTGGCTTGAAAGATCCCCTTTCAAACTGAAGCTCTTACCACACTCGGAACACATAAATGGTTTcacacctgtgtggattctctggtgattTGCAAGGGCTGACGTATGATTGAAACTCTTACCACACTCAGAACATATGTATGGTTtttcacctgtgtggattctctcaTGGTTTGTGAGATGTGACTTAAAAAGGAAGctcttaccacactcagtacatgcatatcgtttctctcctgtgtggattctctggtggcttGTGAGTTGTGACTTAAAAATAAAGctcttaccacactcagtacatgtatatggtttctctcctgtgtggatcctcTGATGGTTTGCAAGTGTTGACTTATagctgaaacttttaccacactcagaacatgGGAATAGTTTCTCTTCTCTATGACTTTTCTGGTGGTATTCAAGGTTTGTTTTCTGAATGAAACTCTTACTACATTCAGTATATGTAAGCTTTATCTTTCTGGTGGGGTTGCATTGATGAGATGCAAGTCCTTCTATATGACTGAAATTTTTTCCAGACTTGGAACACATAATTAGTTTCTCTCCAGTATGGAGTCGCTGGTGGTATTCAAGGGTTTTCTTGTGAATGAAAGtcttaccacattcagaacatgcaaTTGGTTTATCTCGTATGTGGACTCTCTGGTGGTGGGTAAGGGCATTCTTACACCTAAAACCCTTACCACAGTCAGAACAGGGACATGGTTCCTCTCCTATGTGGCTTCTCCGATGGCATGAAAGGCTTTTTTTATAGCTGAAGCTCTTACCACATGCA is from Rhinatrema bivittatum chromosome 2, aRhiBiv1.1, whole genome shotgun sequence and encodes:
- the LOC115083872 gene encoding oocyte zinc finger protein XlCOF6-like; the protein is MPAQVPVTFEDTLSISPRRSGEGLEERQKELYKEVMKENYQALCSLRTGSPTVTPDIISRIERGEEPYIRDEPESEEGGTGRSSCSEKDDPSKYNAGTHQSELRDNAEENKMSTESDEKNTYSCSEWEKKCRHQSISKTMKRNLAQSSSLCEQSARNITHRGENQKIQPPEQRCLCDLCQIWFIAPVVLKSQHQSPMEKKPSISTNCGKIFRQKGKQDQEKTHTGAVPLTCSNAGKGFSQKSDLLYHHKIIKGQRLCTNKEYSTGYIYEPNLKKYQKRKANTSKIVWLKNTRVRTWLKRQQNPPTGEKLFICTQRGKSFSLKVQLTRHQLTHKGEEPFTCFECGKCFSHKKILAYHKRIHRGVKPFMCIACGKSFSYKKSLSCHRRSHIGEEPCPCSDCGKGFRCKNALTHHQRVHIRDKPIACSECGKTFIHKKTLEYHQRLHTGEKLIMCSKSGKNFSHIEGLASHQCNPTRKIKLTYTECSKSFIQKTNLEYHQKSHREEKLFPCSECGKSFSYKSTLANHQRIHTGEKPYTCTECGKSFIFKSQLTSHQRIHTGEKRYACTECGKSFLFKSHLTNHERIHTGEKPYICSECGKSFNHTSALANHQRIHTGVKPFMCSECGKSFSLKGDLSSHQMIHTGEKPYTCTECGKSFIFKAHLTSHQRIHTGEKPYKCSECGKSFSQKVQLVCHQRIHTGEKPFPCTECGKRFSYNSHLKRHQRIHTGENPFKCSECGKGFKEKAELTRHQRIHTGVKPFMCMKCGKTFTEKRDLTRHQRMHIAVH